From the genome of Rhodothermales bacterium:
GCATCGGACTCCGATGGTACGCATGTCCCCGCAACCGCCATGTGGCGGTACGTGGAGGACGTGATCCACGACGCCATGGCTAAGTATGGGGCACGTGAGATTCGGACGCCCATGCTTGAGCCGACTGAGCTGGTTGCTCGCGGTGTCGGTGAGTTGACCGATATCGTCTCGAAGGAAATGTTTGCCTTCCAGCGCGGCGACAAGAATTATGTGCTCCGCCCGGAAATCACGGCACCGGTAATGCGCGCCTATCTGCAGCATCATCTGGATCAGTCCGGCGGAGTGCAGAGACTCTACTACATCGGCCCCTGCTTTAGAGCCGAACGTCCGCAGAAAGGTCGATACCGACAATTCCATCAGTTCGGATTGGAGGTCATTGGATCGGATAGCCCCGTCGCCGATGCGGAAACCGTTGCAGCGATGATCGACGTCTACGCTGCGCTGGGTGTCACCGACACGCAGCTCCGGATCAACACGCTCGGCGACGAATCGAGCAGACCCCGTTATGCCGACGCCCTTCGCGAGTACTTTGAGCCACATCAGGAGGCGCTGTCGGAAACCAGTCGGGAACGACTTCGAAGCAATCCGCTTCGGATTCTTGACACGAAAGTCCCGGCCGAGCGCCAACTTCTCCATGATGCCCCCACGCTGATCGACTTCGTCGATGAGGAGAGCACGGAGCACTTCGCCGCGGTTCAATCCTTGTTGACAGATATCGGTCTCAAGTTTGAAGTAGATCACTTCCTGGTACGTGGACTGGACTACTACACGCGAACCGCGTTCGAACTCGAGAGCCCGGCACTTGGGGCCCAGAGTGCGCTGGCCGGCGGGGGACGCTACGACCTTCTGGCCCGTGAAATCGGTAGTCCAAACCCGGTGCCGGCAGTGGGATTTGCCGCTGGGTTGGAGCGATTGTTCCTGGCTATGGACAGCGCTGGCGTTGAGTCTGCCGGGGCAGGAGGGCCCGACGTCTTCATTGTGGCGATCGGTGACGACGCCGTGAACAGGACGTTTCAACTTGCGCGATCGATCAGGCAGTCCGGCTCAGATGTGACGTTCGACCTGCTCGGCCGCTCAATGAAGGCACAGATGAGGGAAGCCAATCGCACCGGCGCCCGATTCGCGGCGATCCTCGGAAAGGACGAACTGGATCGAGGCGTCGTTTCAATCAAGGATCTGGCGACCGGCGATCAAAACGACGTCGAGTTGTCAGACGTAGCATCGTATTTCACACACCTTCCGAACAGGACGTAGATGTATCCCAGACTTAGCGACGTTTTCAAGGATGTGTTCGGCTTTGAGTTGCCGTTTCCGATCTATTCGTTTGGTGCGATGGTCGCGGCCGGCGTGCTGACCGCTGTCTGGCTCACCGGAAAGGAGTTGGATCGTCTCTACAGGGATGGCCGACTGAACGGTGTACGGATCAACGTTCCTGAGAAGGGAAAGAAGGGTCGTTCCAAGACGACCGAGGCAAGTCCTTCGGCCTTGCTGGGGACGATCACGGTCATCGTGGTGGTGGCGGGTTTTGGCGGCGCCAAGGTGTTTCACATTCTGGAGAACCTCGATC
Proteins encoded in this window:
- a CDS encoding histidine--tRNA ligase, yielding MSRTFRNIKGTFDVLPDASDSDGTHVPATAMWRYVEDVIHDAMAKYGAREIRTPMLEPTELVARGVGELTDIVSKEMFAFQRGDKNYVLRPEITAPVMRAYLQHHLDQSGGVQRLYYIGPCFRAERPQKGRYRQFHQFGLEVIGSDSPVADAETVAAMIDVYAALGVTDTQLRINTLGDESSRPRYADALREYFEPHQEALSETSRERLRSNPLRILDTKVPAERQLLHDAPTLIDFVDEESTEHFAAVQSLLTDIGLKFEVDHFLVRGLDYYTRTAFELESPALGAQSALAGGGRYDLLAREIGSPNPVPAVGFAAGLERLFLAMDSAGVESAGAGGPDVFIVAIGDDAVNRTFQLARSIRQSGSDVTFDLLGRSMKAQMREANRTGARFAAILGKDELDRGVVSIKDLATGDQNDVELSDVASYFTHLPNRT